One segment of Penaeus chinensis breed Huanghai No. 1 chromosome 14, ASM1920278v2, whole genome shotgun sequence DNA contains the following:
- the LOC125032082 gene encoding protein cramped-like: MVKRKRTLSTKENNESANQASDADQCSDAAKRLKAGGSPGVLEGGRPVELASRQPDHAHPPASSTVTSTVEGTVTASLPVSVGPSQSIPDVPLPQPSVIPQTRSVPQLRTSARVLNKQRREETKVDNVQTNVVGARKSDVTGLESEYGDEEETLGGGGGGGNSKKRRRAWELWSMEDKDIFFESINECGKDFEAIQNYITTKLRKKGTPGFQIKNKDQVRHFYYRTWHKISKYITFHEGVKKATQELYGLINYGELRKKIGGTLDERKGQKLQELIRKGSTSVRVKGKSVRVRTPICRALKKLNQIEEHREHGELRVPLSITVEIVPASIHAWCHVQGQAHNPRVRVTTPLQRPLAALISHLQEKWRRSELKLRETLSSRATFPVNLEDVKEKVLRILPPKGTVIKPISVQPDVLMKSSAVSLLSHEARLRRRGEKIGRSNKRKENKQPLSKGPTEEIIIDEIAGEGEGPQCDAEGLGGDAEGPGCDVDGLGGDLEDLGGEVSQEELEDGSDVEVGGMNSPDGDQEEAVILSPDAPASTTKSACGPMQVKEEPPDSPLMMSHGIIDSDIKVKEENEAESTEALRQLLALETVANAGTPENDADVVCVGESTRLTANVGEAQKSSANSSANQATSTRGNAPLEEKGLDSPRQDEDERDQKGDVTATPGEDTEAWMQKIQGGWTLSSVGGITIGELYLLFGQNKKLNLEYDFEGPATEKLGESDDLQTKSQEDSPSGGAISGIVNCDITKAAAVASSSLPGAGMGAMLNMEREQRPDAAGRDPADSNRENPNDKSKVDVGEAKRAAVENLSGMLVQLLSMARVIMAKSPTESCSCGHVCGRGSGGFRSPAATKGQGLLGLGRSPSSGRSPRSGRLGSTGGNSPNMRSPGMQQVIAGRSPLAAKTLKERNKPSSAKKLIPDVMGSGLSKVDMTNGTSSSTSNGVEVTFLPPISSVSIPPTSTISGSQDQGQMAGVRVVVGTGGDGGEFRVPVAPAPRQVHSQQASFNAQLNKFLPRYNNRPGRRVVRKNVVVQRQLPLLPKAVVPPPGVVTVKMLTPSHQDQTSSSFIPITIAPAPSGIPVSTGSLISSNLQPKVSPPLSSPTQPIRHQLLQPVQTSLINNKPPSPVQLPALTPRLPTALSSSTPCALGNAISVNVSGQPLLTVEMPTSASGAPVTVDTPSNSAERVEALPSTSRVDNTLSTAVNTLTNASPVNGLLNTIVSQALSELPDLSTPPGTPQPSHTNKSPNTGGHSTVTTIASCPRIPSPSLFNSSLSLDSLPSLSGGIMTNLPLVSNSSSSISPSLSSNVLSQSISSSLSPITKLLTTASTSHLELSPPPSQTNSFASLLNTPTPHSTSNTPPIQVHNVSPTPPSLSALLSASSPPDMSRSFASLLSPHHENASAVTVPELHIPEGVVNLPLLDISLGGTVTLEDQAPSLLGESTTVTLGAEMPSVSTVSTVTSTYVRLTTSTSSMSGVNSLQETSSDKLLDITLGISNSNSSFSSLLAAATQPRSLDSALLGTPSLVSDSCGIATENNGDGGHVVEGISAVDISGFPALSTTPPSPPSSPSRLLQQSDNQWLNNEVNDFSLSSLLGHFESPVKGSSSRGSSQPASSGPMLPNLISVYNENSVDFTAKFAELKAQASEVYKQ; this comes from the exons ATGGTCAAGCGGAAACGCACTCTCAGTACCAAGGAAAATAACGAGAGTGCGAACCAAGCGAG TGATGCAGACCAATGCAGTGATGCTGCCAAGCGACTAAAGGCTGGTGGAAGCCCAGGAGTGCTAGAGGGCGGAAGACCAGTGGAACTTGCCAGCAGGCAGCCTGACCATGCCCATCCACCTGCCTCATCCACTGTCACATCCACTGTTGAAG GAACAGTGACAGCAAGCTTACCAGTTTCTGTGGGGCCTTCTCAATCAATACCCGATGTGCCTTTACCGCAGCCCTCTGTCATACCACAGACCCGATCAGTGCCACAACTACGTACAAGTGCTCGGGTGCTCAATAAGCAGCGCAGAGAGGAAACCAAAGTCGATAATGTTCAAACAAATGTTGTGGGAGCCAGGAAATCAGATGTGACAG GCCTAGAATCCGAATatggagacgaagaggaaaccctgggtggcggtggcggtggcggcaacagcaagaagaggaggcgagCGTGGGAACTATGGTCCATGGAAGACAAGGACATCTTCTTCGAGTCCATCAATGAGTGTGGCAAAGATTTTGAGGCCATTCAG AATTACATTACAACTAAACTCAGGAAGAAAGGGACACCAGGTTTCCAGATCAAGAACAAGGACCAGGTGCGGCACTTTTATTACAGAACATGGCACAAAATCTCGAAGTACATCACTTTTCATGAAG GAGTCAAGAAGGCCACCCAGGAGCTGTATGGCCTCATTAATTATGGTGAGCTGCGCAAGAAGATTGGAGGCACACTAGATGAGCGCAAGGGGCAGAAGTTGCAGGAGTTGATTCGCAAGGGTTCTACCAGTGTTAGGGTTAAGGGCAAAAGTGTCAGGGTGAGAACGCCTATTTGCAGAGCTCTCAAAAAGCTGAATCAGATCGAAG AACATCGTGAGCATGGAGAGCTTAGAGTTCCCTTAAGCATAACAGTGGAAATCGTGCCTGCGAGCATACACGCATGGTGCCATGTCCAGGGGCAAGCGCACAATCCTCGGGTCCGTGTGACAACTCCTCTCCAGCGACCTTTGGCAGCTCTCATCTCTCACCTGCAGGAAAAGTGGCGAAGATCAGAACTGAAGCTT CGAGAAACACTATCATCCCGGGCGACCTTTCCTGTTAATCTGGAGGATGTCAAGGAAAAGGTTCTGAGAATATTACCTCCCAAGGGTACTGTTATTAAGCCTATCTCAGTGCAG CCTGATGTGTTGATGAAGAGCTCAGCAGTGTCCCTCCTCAGCCACGAGGCAAGACTCAGACGGCgtggagagaaaataggaagaagtaaCAAGcgcaaggaaaacaaacaacCCCTGAGTAAGGGACCAACTGAAGAGATAATCATCGATGAGAttgcaggagagggggagggtccaCAGTGTGATGCAGAGGGGCTGGGGGGAGATGCAGAGGGTCCTGGCTGTGATGTGGATGGCCTGGGAGGAGATTTAGAAGACCTGGGAGGGGAAGTGTCCCAAGAAGAACTGGAGGATGGAAGTgatgtggaggtgggggggatgaaCTCACCAGATGGGGACCAGGAAGAGGCAGTCATACTCTCACCAGATGCTCCAGCAAGTACCACGAAGAGTGCTTGTGGGCCTATGCAGGTGAAGGAGGAGCCTCCAGACTCCCCACTCATGATGTCACACGGCATCATAGACTCCGATAttaaagtgaaggaagagaatgaagcaGAGTCAACAGAAGCATTAAGACAGTTGCTTGCTCTGGAGACTGTGGCCAATGCTGGAACACCAGAAAATGATGCTGATGTTGTTTGTGTAGGGGAAAGTACCAGGCTCACAGCAAATGTTGGAGAAGCACAAAAGAGCTCGGCAAACTCCTCAGCAAAccag GCAACTTCAACCCGAGGTAATGCCCCCTTAGAGGAGAAGGGATTAGATAGTCCAAGGCAGGATGAGGATGAAAGAGATCAAAAGGGAGATGTCACAGCCACACCTGGTGAGGACACTGAGGCTTGGATGCAGAAAATACAGGGAGGTTGGACTCTCAGCTCTGTGGGAGGAATAACTATTGGGGAATTATATCTGTTG tTTGGGCAGAATAAGAAACTTAACTTGGAATATGATTTTGAGGGGCCAGCGACAGAGAAGCTGGGTGAATCAGATGATTTACAGACAAAATCGCAGGAGGATAGTCCATCAGGAGGAGCTATAAGTGGAATTGTCAATTGTGATATAACAAAGGCAGCTGCTGTAGCATCTAGTAGCCTCCCAGGGGCAGGGATGGGGGCCATGCTCAAtatggagagagagcagagaccaGATGCAGCAGGCAGAGACCCAGCAGACAGCAATAGAGAAAAtccaaatgataaaagtaaagtgGATGTAGGGGAGGCCAAAAGAGCAGCAGTGGAGAATCTATCAGGAATGCTGGTGCAGCTATTGTCCATGGCAAGAGTGATCATGGCCAAAAGCCCAACAGAATCCTGCTCCTGTGGACATGTCTGTGGCCGGGGGAGCGGTGGGTTCCGTAGCCCGGCTGCTACAAAGGGACAAGGCCTCCTAGGGCTTGGCCGGAGTCCTAGCAGTGGTAGGAGCCCTCGCAGTGGAAGATTAGGATCTACAGGTGGAAACAGCCCCAATATGCGCAGCCCAGGAATGCAGCAAGTGATTGCGGGGAGAAGTCCTCTTGCTGCCAAAACACTCAAGGAACGCAACAAGCCTTCATCAGCCAAAAAGTTGATACCAGATGTAATGGGCTCTGGACTATCAAAG GTCGACATGACGAATGGCACCAGTAGCAGCACCAGCAATGGAGTCGAAGTAACGTTCTTGCCACCCATTTCATCGGTTTCCATCCCTCCTACAAGCACCATCTCAGGCTCGCAGGATCAGGGGCAGATGGCAGGAGTGCGGGTCGTTGTTGGGACTGGCGGCGATGGGGGGGAGTTCCGAGTACCTGTGGCACCTGCACCAAGGCAGGTTCACTCTCAGCAGGCCAGCTTCAATGCTCAACTGAAT AAATTTTTACCAAGGTACAACAACAGGCCGGGCAGGAGGGTTGTGCGCAAGAATGTTGTGGTCCAGCGCCAGTTGCCATTATTACCCAAAGCAGTTGTCCCCCCACCAGGAGTTGTCACTGTCAAGATGCTTACTCCTTCACACCAAGATCAG ACTAGTAGCAGCTTCATACCTATTACAATTGCTCCAGCACCCAGTGGTATCCCAGTCTCCACAGGCAGCCTCATCTCTTCAAACCTGCAGCCTAAAGTGTCACCTCCATTGTCATCACCTACACAGCCAATAAGACATCAGTTGTTGCAGCCAGTGCAGACATCTTTGATTAATAATAAACCCCCTTCACCAGTGCAGCTACCAGCACTGACGCCTAGGCTTCCAACAGCATTATCTTCAAGTACTCCCTGTGCATTAGGCAATGCTATATCTGTCAATGTATCAGGTCAGCCATTGTTGACAGTAGAAATGCCTACCTCTGCAAGTGGAGCTCCAGTCACTGTGGACACACCCAGTAATTCTGCAGAAAGGGTTGAAGCTCTTCCATCTACATCAAGGGTTGATAACACACTCAGTACTGCAGTGAATACATTAACTAATGCCTCCCCTGTAAATGGGCTGCTTAACACTATAGTATCACAAGCGCTGAGTGAACTACCAGATTTGAGCACACCACCAGGGACGCCACAGCCATCTCACACAAACAAATCCCCCAATACTGGTGGCCATTCTACTGTAACCACAATAGCTTCATGTCCACGAATTCCATCACCTTCACTATTCAATTCTTCACTCTCACTTGATTCATTACCAAGCCTAAGTGGTGGAATAATGACCAATTTACCCCTAGTCAGTaattcatcatcatctatatcaccTTCATTGTCATCAAATGTACTATCACAGAgcatttcatcctcattatcacctaTTACAAAATTACTCACCACTGCCAGTACAAGCCATCTTGagctttcaccccctccttcacaAACCAATAGCTTTGCCTCCTTActcaacacacccacaccacattcAACTAGCAATACCCCTCCCATTCAGGTTCACAATGTGTCACCTACACCACCCTCCCTTTCTGCTCTTCTATCTGCCTCGTCACCTCCAGACATGAGCAGAAGCTTTGCATCTCTCCTCTCACCACATCACGAAAACGCATCAGCAGTGACCGTGCCAGAGCTCCATATTCCTGAAGGTGTTGTCAATTTGCCTCTCCTAGATATTTCCCTTGGTGGAACTGTCACACTGGAAGACCAGGCACCAAGTCTTCTTGGGGAAAGTACTACTGTGACACTAGGTGCAGAGATGCCTTCAGTATCCACTGTATCCACTGTCACATCCACATATGTAAGGCTTACAACTTCTACTTCATCTATGAGTGGAGTTAACAGTCTCCAGGAGACCAGTAGTGACAAACTACTTGATATTACCTTAGGAATCTCCAACTCTAACTCCAGCTTTTCAA GCTTGCTTGCTGCTGCAACTCAGCCCCGTTCTCTTGATTCTGCCCTCCTGGGTACACCATCTCTAGTAAGTGACAGTTGCGGGATTGCTACTGAAAACAATGGTGATGGTGGCCATGTTGTTGAAGGGATCTCTGCAGTGGATATATCGGGTTTTCCGGCCTTGTCCACgacacctccctccccaccctcatcaccctcacgtCTTCTGCAGCAGTCGGATAACCAGTGGCTTAACAATGAGGTCAATGATTTCTCCCTCTCCAGCCTACTTGGACATTTTGAGTCCCCAGTCAAGGGGTCATCATCTCGGGGATCATCACAGCCTGCTTCCTCGGGCCCCATGTTACCGAATCTCATATCTGTGTACAATGAAAATAGTGTAGACTTTACAGCAAAGTTTGCAGAGTTGAAAGCTCAGGCATCAGAAGTCTACAAACAGTAA